The following are encoded together in the Romeriopsis navalis LEGE 11480 genome:
- a CDS encoding PHP domain-containing protein, whose protein sequence is MLELHCHTTYSDGTLTPAALVDAAVNSGVQALAITDHDTMGGWDEAIAAAPTSLEIVPGLELSTVCAGRSLHVLGFYPDRRRLQAPLDERLEGRKRRAQAMIEKLAELGYPIELSPMVDGMAPGRPHIAAAMHAAGYVTSTKEAFSRFLAEGKPACVAYEKFDVLDGIKLLRSCGAVPVWAHPYLFRGAAVEAVLPEFVEAGLMGLEVYHPDHSPSDVRHLEDFCQQYGLLKTGGSDFHGPSKRYPGLNSLHLPLALLDGLKQAKQSLAA, encoded by the coding sequence ATGCTGGAGCTGCACTGCCATACAACTTATTCCGATGGGACATTGACCCCAGCAGCGCTAGTGGATGCGGCTGTGAATTCTGGGGTACAGGCTTTAGCGATTACGGACCATGACACGATGGGTGGCTGGGATGAAGCGATCGCCGCCGCACCAACGTCGTTGGAAATTGTGCCAGGTTTAGAGTTAAGTACGGTTTGTGCTGGTCGATCGCTACATGTACTGGGCTTTTATCCCGATCGGCGACGATTGCAAGCACCGCTAGATGAACGACTTGAAGGTCGTAAGCGTCGTGCCCAGGCAATGATCGAAAAGTTGGCGGAGTTGGGTTATCCGATCGAATTATCCCCGATGGTTGATGGGATGGCGCCGGGGCGACCCCACATTGCAGCGGCAATGCACGCGGCTGGATATGTCACATCTACGAAGGAAGCCTTTAGTCGATTTTTAGCTGAAGGTAAGCCGGCTTGTGTGGCCTATGAGAAATTTGATGTTTTAGATGGGATTAAATTGCTGCGATCGTGCGGTGCAGTGCCTGTGTGGGCTCACCCCTATCTATTTCGGGGGGCCGCAGTTGAGGCCGTTCTGCCAGAGTTTGTGGAAGCCGGGCTGATGGGATTGGAAGTATATCATCCGGACCACAGTCCGAGTGATGTGAGACATTTAGAGGATTTTTGTCAGCAGTATGGATTGCTTAAAACCGGTGGTAGTGATTTTCATGGGCCAAGTAAGCGGTATCCCGGGCTGAACAGCTTGCATCTTCCGTTGGCGCTATTGGATGGTCTGAAACAAGCAAAACAAAGTCTTGCTGCTTGA
- a CDS encoding CoA-binding protein — protein MSAPSDETIRQILTSAKTIAIVGHSAKPKRISYQIAQVLKQNGYQIYPVNPGQREIDGQPCYASLSDIPVAIDIVNVFRRPEYIPDILRAAINIQATTFWAQLGISHPEAEHIAATADINLIMDRCIKIEYQRLM, from the coding sequence ATGAGCGCACCATCCGATGAAACAATTCGCCAAATTCTGACATCAGCCAAAACAATCGCGATCGTCGGCCATTCCGCCAAACCCAAACGCATCAGTTATCAAATCGCCCAAGTCCTCAAACAAAACGGCTACCAAATCTACCCAGTAAATCCAGGACAGCGTGAAATCGACGGTCAACCTTGCTATGCCTCTCTCAGCGATATTCCAGTCGCGATCGACATCGTTAACGTATTTCGGCGGCCAGAGTATATCCCCGATATTCTGCGCGCGGCTATCAACATCCAAGCAACCACGTTTTGGGCACAACTAGGTATCAGCCATCCTGAGGCAGAGCACATCGCGGCAACCGCCGACATCAACCTCATCATGGACCGCTGCATCAAAATCGAATATCAACGGCTGATGTAA